Proteins from a genomic interval of Rosa chinensis cultivar Old Blush chromosome 2, RchiOBHm-V2, whole genome shotgun sequence:
- the LOC121051300 gene encoding uncharacterized protein LOC121051300 produces the protein MADQEPAPQVPEVGADLNAAPAQVAAPIVEPPAGPAAAVNVEIIAEVPPPTPPNRLERLVRILEVAPPGVADEARDNLQRLLGPDILLPGAAARAQEYLMVLRRERTITEDEFVETYDLLQNLPARINERTTAAAQFRQVQAHYRGLAQQAEASRDSLGDQALCVRDLRISQNHLRTHIQGLQAQLVEAEAQLVTVTAQLAQEEPQIEQPLTALEAMSQNLAQARDTVRLAERAAADASFRLDEHLLRLTHAGRKLYASCFRPILLCIRICFLIHTTFSPLCSAQILFRVYQLMTNKTVERIIPFWAVASLETVLLPTRFQYLPFLR, from the coding sequence ATGGCAGATCAGGAACCTGCCCCGCAGGTTCCAGAAGTAGGTGCTGATCTAAACGCTGCACCAGCACAAGTCGCGGCCCCGATCGTCGAGCCCCCAGCAGGCCCTGCTGCCGCTGTTAATGTTGAAATCATCGCTGAAGTTCCTCCTCCCACGCCTCCTAATAGGCTGGAGAGACTTGTCCGCATACTAGAAGTGGCTCCTCCAGGGGTCGCGGATGAAGCGAGGGACAATCTGCAGCGACTCTtgggtcctgacattttacTGCCAGGCGCAGctgccagagctcaagaatatCTGATGGTACTTCGCCGCGAACGTACCATCACTGAAGATGAATTTGTTGAAACATATGACCTCCTGCAAAACCTTCCTGCGCGGATTAACGAAAGGACGACCGCGGCTGCACAGTTCAGGCAAGTTCAGGCTCACTATCGCGGCCTTGCACAACAGGCAGAGGCATCCCGCGACTCCCTAGGTGATCAAGCGCTTTGTGTCAGGGATCTGAGGATTTCACAGAACCACCTTCGGACCCACATTCAAGGCCTCCAAGCCCAACTAGTCGAAGCCGAGGCCCAATTAGTGACGGTTACGGCCCAACTGGCGCAAGAGGAGCCCCAGATAGAACAGCCCTTAACGGCGCTAGAAGCGATGTCTCAGAACTTGGCTCAAGCGCGCGATACAGTTCGACTGGCAGAGCGCGCTGCTGCCGATGCTAGCTTTCGTCTAGATGAGCATTTgcttcgcttgacccatgcaGGTCGAAAGCTTTATGCCTCTTGCTTTAGGCCCATTCTACTTTGTATAAGGATATGTTTTTTAATACATACAACATTTAGCCCGCTTTGCTCGGCCCAAATATTATTTAGGGTTTACCAATTAATGACAAACAAAACCGTTGAAAGGATAATCCCATTTTGGGCGGTTGCTTCCTTGGAGACCGtcctgcttcccacgcgttttcaatatcttccatttcTGAGATAA